The following are encoded together in the Methanomassiliicoccales archaeon genome:
- a CDS encoding RNA 2'-phosphotransferase translates to MLRECKSHGYFRGEACPVCGEKGKFLMNEKELDQIGRTMAGALRHFPEKFGLKMDSQGFVNLRDFVNALKLHQRRYHWLRPHHIIAIIETDPKGRYQLSNDMIRATYGHTIEVDLRLPTDEIPEKLYYPTTPEEADIILETGIKPSDRKFVHLSKTYKDAVIAGSVRTDTPIILEVDAKRAIADGIVIQRAGKTVFLVDGIPPHYLKRTSET, encoded by the coding sequence ATGTTAAGAGAATGTAAATCTCATGGCTACTTTCGCGGCGAGGCTTGCCCTGTTTGTGGTGAAAAAGGCAAATTTTTGATGAACGAGAAGGAGCTTGACCAAATAGGCAGAACTATGGCAGGCGCCCTTCGACATTTTCCAGAAAAATTTGGTTTGAAGATGGATTCTCAAGGATTTGTGAACTTGAGAGATTTTGTAAATGCATTAAAGCTTCATCAAAGGCGATATCACTGGCTTCGACCCCATCACATCATAGCGATTATCGAAACCGATCCTAAGGGTAGATATCAGTTAAGCAACGACATGATTCGGGCAACATATGGCCACACGATTGAAGTTGATTTGAGGTTGCCAACAGACGAAATCCCGGAGAAACTTTATTATCCGACAACGCCGGAAGAAGCGGACATCATTCTCGAAACGGGTATAAAGCCGTCTGATAGGAAGTTTGTGCACCTCTCGAAGACATATAAAGATGCCGTGATTGCGGGATCGGTACGAACGGATACTCCGATAATTTTGGAAGTAGATGCAAAGAGAGCTATTGCAGATGGAATCGTCATACAGCGCGCTGGAAAGACTGTTTTTTTGGTGGATGGGATACCGCCTCATTATTTGAAGCGAACATCAGAAACCTAA
- a CDS encoding polysaccharide deacetylase family protein yields the protein MPLGHAAITIDVDRDVNLAEQGKIEGVSKPRDSDSTPRFESAARGLKLILSVLNDLGIKGTFFIEAETAKRIMSRINLKELLKVHEVACHSCRHEDLTGEYSGIRLTDDQINSILDESVSVIKEVFNKKPVGFRAPYLHIDNRILAILAQKGFMYDSSIVKRIDRGEIHPYRIYGALIEAPIASGLDREGKKIISYLWPLHEGQRKISDYEHFLSKFSSGLFILATHSWHVVEGYECGILPEERIAENVTFLRSILKTAIDLGIEFCTIEDYLLGKAGD from the coding sequence ATGCCTTTGGGACATGCTGCGATTACTATAGATGTTGATAGAGATGTGAATCTAGCAGAGCAGGGAAAGATTGAGGGTGTCTCCAAGCCTAGGGACAGCGATTCCACGCCTCGCTTCGAATCCGCTGCACGCGGATTGAAATTAATCTTGTCTGTATTAAACGATCTGGGAATCAAAGGCACTTTTTTCATCGAGGCAGAAACCGCCAAGAGAATAATGAGCAGGATAAATCTTAAGGAGCTTTTGAAAGTTCACGAGGTTGCTTGCCACAGCTGTAGGCATGAAGACCTCACGGGAGAATATTCTGGTATAAGACTCACCGACGACCAGATCAATTCAATTCTGGATGAAAGCGTATCGGTGATAAAGGAAGTATTCAATAAGAAACCTGTCGGATTCCGAGCACCGTACCTGCACATTGATAACAGGATTCTGGCGATATTGGCACAGAAGGGATTCATGTATGATTCCTCGATAGTGAAACGAATTGACAGGGGCGAAATTCATCCATATAGGATCTACGGAGCGCTCATTGAAGCACCAATTGCATCTGGGCTCGATCGTGAAGGAAAGAAGATCATTTCTTATCTTTGGCCATTGCATGAGGGACAGAGAAAAATCAGCGACTACGAACACTTCCTATCAAAATTTTCGTCCGGTTTGTTCATACTTGCGACCCATAGCTGGCATGTGGTTGAAGGCTATGAGTGCGGTATTCTGCCGGAAGAAAGAATTGCGGAAAACGTGACGTTTCTCCGTTCCATACTGAAAACAGCGATCGACCTTGGGATCGAATTCTGCACCATAGAAGATTACCTCCTCGGAAAAGCGGGTGACTAA
- a CDS encoding formate--tetrahydrofolate ligase → MKSDLEIAQEATLEPILDIAAKIDLTPDDIELYGKYVAKVHLDVREKFADRPQGMYIDVTAITPTPLGEGKTTTTIGLTQALGSELKKKVVACIRQPSMGPTFNIKGGAAGGGYSQVVPMENFNLHLTGDIHAISVAHNLIAAAIDSRMYHESVLTDEQLAKRGLERIDIDPQTIMWNRVVDVCDRSLREIQIGFNDATLPDGSPSPVFPRKTGYDISVASELMAILALTTGLKDMRERIGRVVVAMDKKGRPVTLERLKVAGAATVLLKDALMPNLMQTLEGQPAFVHAGPFANIAHGNSSIVADQIALKCADYVVTESGFGADIGMEKFFNIKCRYSGLIPNCVVIVATIRALKMHGGGPKVKPGLPLDKDYTQENLDLLEKGLVNLGVHIKNARLFGIPVVVAINAFETDTNAEIELVRKYAKEAGAEDAAKCTHWAEGGKGAKKLAQLVVEACKKPSKFKFLYPLEWSIKEKIECIAKNIYGADGVSYTPVAEKQIEAFEKAGYGRLPICMAKTHLSLSHDPDLKGAPKGFILPVREVRASVGAGFIYPLIGKMSTMPGLASRPAFMDIDIDEKGNVKGLF, encoded by the coding sequence ATGAAAAGCGATTTGGAAATAGCTCAGGAAGCAACTTTGGAGCCAATCCTTGACATCGCAGCAAAAATAGATCTCACGCCTGATGATATCGAGCTATACGGGAAGTATGTTGCGAAGGTTCACTTGGACGTGCGAGAGAAGTTTGCGGACAGACCTCAAGGTATGTATATCGATGTTACAGCAATAACACCTACGCCTTTGGGTGAGGGGAAAACCACGACTACAATCGGACTCACGCAGGCACTTGGCTCTGAATTGAAGAAGAAAGTGGTTGCTTGCATCAGGCAGCCAAGCATGGGGCCTACATTTAATATAAAAGGCGGAGCCGCGGGCGGAGGTTATAGCCAGGTAGTTCCTATGGAGAATTTCAACCTGCACCTTACCGGCGATATTCACGCGATATCCGTTGCTCATAACCTCATTGCTGCGGCTATTGACAGCAGAATGTACCACGAAAGTGTTTTGACCGATGAGCAGCTAGCAAAGCGTGGACTCGAGCGCATCGACATCGACCCACAGACAATCATGTGGAATCGTGTAGTCGATGTATGCGACCGAAGCTTGCGAGAGATACAGATAGGATTCAACGATGCGACCTTGCCTGATGGATCCCCAAGCCCTGTATTCCCACGAAAAACTGGTTACGATATAAGTGTTGCCAGCGAATTGATGGCCATATTAGCACTCACCACCGGCCTTAAGGATATGCGAGAAAGAATCGGTCGTGTCGTAGTTGCAATGGACAAAAAGGGGCGACCAGTGACGCTCGAAAGACTAAAGGTAGCTGGTGCAGCGACGGTTTTATTGAAAGATGCGCTCATGCCGAACTTGATGCAAACCCTTGAAGGGCAACCTGCTTTTGTTCACGCAGGTCCATTTGCAAATATCGCACACGGAAACAGCAGTATTGTGGCTGATCAGATTGCATTGAAGTGCGCCGATTATGTCGTTACGGAAAGCGGATTTGGTGCCGACATCGGTATGGAGAAATTCTTCAATATCAAATGTAGATACAGTGGCTTAATTCCTAACTGCGTTGTCATCGTTGCAACGATCAGAGCTCTCAAGATGCATGGTGGAGGACCGAAGGTAAAACCGGGACTGCCTCTTGATAAAGACTATACGCAAGAGAATCTCGACTTGTTGGAGAAAGGTCTTGTTAACCTCGGCGTGCATATAAAAAATGCAAGGCTATTCGGCATACCAGTTGTAGTTGCAATCAACGCATTTGAAACGGATACAAACGCGGAAATTGAGCTTGTCAGGAAATATGCCAAGGAAGCAGGTGCTGAGGATGCCGCAAAATGCACACACTGGGCGGAAGGTGGAAAGGGCGCAAAGAAGCTGGCGCAGCTCGTTGTCGAAGCTTGCAAGAAGCCATCAAAGTTCAAGTTCTTATACCCGCTCGAGTGGTCAATAAAAGAAAAGATCGAATGCATCGCCAAAAATATCTACGGCGCCGATGGTGTGAGCTACACGCCGGTCGCCGAGAAGCAAATCGAAGCATTTGAAAAGGCTGGATACGGCAGACTGCCTATCTGCATGGCAAAGACTCATCTGAGTTTGAGCCACGATCCCGATCTCAAAGGTGCCCCCAAGGGATTCATTCTGCCAGTCAGAGAAGTTAGAGCAAGTGTTGGTGCCGGTTTCATATATCCGCTAATCGGCAAGATGAGCACAATGCCCGGGCTGGCAAGCAGGCCCGCTTTTATGGACATCGACATAGACGAAAAAGGAAACGTGAAAGGGCTCTTCTAG
- a CDS encoding formate/nitrite transporter family protein: protein MGSQVTSLVTIWIFGGGIPTTNRPCDIVDLAGKAGVYKSKLSAGNLLLRGFMAGLYIAVGAALATVCSTGVANYLGAGIGKLVAGAVFPVGLIAIVLTGMELFTGDAMLVPMAAMMKMVSWKRVLYVWVFVYIGNFAGSLFWAFLMAVGPLQTGDISAVSGNSVSASGFYLNAFGVNAINIAASKTLTYKAAGGLMGMTSVFMNAIACNLLVNVAILLALSSKEMIGKFFGIWFPIMAFVASGFEHCVANMYFIPAGMMSLALHPEYSIPANTLLAHYGGISIGDFLIWNLLPATIGNIIGGFLFVGVVYYYCFRSELPGVCPSNPPEIQSKKGEQK, encoded by the coding sequence ATTGGCTCGCAAGTAACATCTCTCGTTACAATTTGGATATTTGGTGGGGGGATTCCAACGACTAATAGGCCATGCGATATTGTAGATTTAGCAGGAAAAGCCGGCGTCTATAAATCAAAACTGTCAGCTGGCAATTTGCTCCTTCGCGGATTCATGGCAGGTCTTTACATTGCTGTCGGTGCAGCGCTCGCTACTGTGTGTTCAACTGGTGTTGCAAATTATCTCGGTGCGGGTATTGGAAAATTGGTCGCGGGTGCAGTTTTTCCTGTTGGGCTCATAGCAATTGTTCTTACTGGCATGGAACTTTTTACGGGAGACGCGATGCTAGTGCCCATGGCTGCTATGATGAAAATGGTTTCATGGAAGCGTGTACTATACGTCTGGGTTTTTGTTTACATAGGTAACTTCGCAGGTTCACTTTTCTGGGCGTTCCTCATGGCAGTTGGACCGCTACAAACTGGCGACATTTCAGCGGTTTCAGGGAATTCGGTATCCGCGAGCGGATTCTACCTGAATGCCTTTGGTGTTAACGCCATTAACATAGCTGCATCGAAAACGCTCACCTATAAGGCCGCCGGTGGGCTAATGGGCATGACTTCCGTATTTATGAACGCCATTGCCTGCAACCTTCTCGTCAATGTTGCGATCTTGCTGGCTCTCTCATCCAAAGAAATGATAGGAAAATTTTTCGGTATTTGGTTCCCGATTATGGCGTTTGTTGCGAGTGGTTTTGAACACTGCGTCGCTAACATGTATTTCATTCCGGCAGGAATGATGTCGCTTGCATTGCATCCAGAGTACTCAATACCTGCAAATACGCTCCTAGCTCATTACGGAGGAATTTCTATCGGCGACTTTCTCATTTGGAACCTCTTACCCGCAACAATTGGAAATATTATTGGTGGATTTTTGTTCGTTGGAGTAGTATATTATTACTGCTTCAGAAGCGAACTTCCAGGAGTATGCCCATCAAACCCGCCGGAGATCCAATCTAAGAAAGGAGAGCAGAAGTAA
- a CDS encoding DUF2797 domain-containing protein produces the protein MFITADKLLDGRCDPMAMWHVISFYWEDFAPHLEVFDFREKELLELKLESLSFVASEEKYCVGYFRGSEYLPCPTASRVSAFSQCPSCASSWIPYQECLFEPKCDGGLCSIDFCRRPHVVYAAAIRESIKIGMTGETRLKERGIEQGADAILPLATCRNRLEARNLEKKISSMLRLPQAPSSSDISKFFMKPPSKNRIADLLASVRYRTSRFLRKVDGEILFLDEYPVKQYLDKPVNLKPCYGEHVGEVIGIKGRYLLYESESQKKYVIINVSDLLGRYLYSALENDKKEHKDLEGVL, from the coding sequence ATGTTCATAACGGCTGACAAGCTTCTCGACGGGCGCTGCGATCCTATGGCAATGTGGCACGTCATATCTTTCTATTGGGAAGATTTCGCTCCACATTTGGAAGTGTTCGATTTTAGAGAAAAAGAGTTGCTCGAGCTCAAATTGGAAAGCTTATCATTCGTTGCGAGCGAAGAAAAATACTGTGTGGGGTATTTTAGAGGTTCCGAGTATTTGCCATGTCCAACGGCATCGCGCGTTTCGGCCTTCAGTCAGTGTCCTTCATGCGCTTCTTCGTGGATTCCGTACCAGGAATGTCTCTTTGAGCCGAAATGTGACGGAGGACTCTGCTCAATCGATTTTTGCAGACGACCGCATGTTGTTTACGCAGCTGCAATTAGGGAAAGTATCAAAATCGGAATGACTGGTGAGACGAGGTTGAAGGAAAGAGGAATAGAACAAGGCGCTGACGCCATATTGCCACTTGCGACTTGTCGCAACCGTCTTGAGGCACGAAATCTTGAAAAGAAAATTTCCTCGATGTTAAGATTGCCGCAAGCGCCAAGTTCTTCTGATATATCAAAGTTTTTTATGAAGCCGCCAAGTAAAAACCGGATTGCTGACTTATTGGCTTCCGTAAGATATCGGACATCTCGATTCCTGCGAAAAGTTGATGGTGAAATCTTATTCCTAGATGAATATCCTGTGAAGCAATATCTTGACAAACCCGTTAATTTGAAACCATGTTATGGTGAGCATGTCGGGGAAGTTATTGGAATCAAGGGGCGATATCTTTTATATGAAAGTGAGAGCCAGAAAAAGTATGTTATTATCAATGTTTCAGATCTGCTGGGAAGATATCTCTATTCTGCTTTAGAAAACGATAAAAAAGAGCACAAGGATTTAGAAGGAGTTCTATAA
- a CDS encoding cobalamin-dependent protein (Presence of a B(12) (cobalamin)-binding domain implies dependence on cobalamin itself, in one of its several forms, or in some unusual lineages, dependence on a cobalamin-like analog.), with protein MIHAPSVFDFRKETIFYGPISDLIPSTPVFEMYPFGFVTISTHLHNAGYKTRIVNLATLMLEDENFDVGRFVRKLSSKVFGIDLHWLPHAQGSLAIADLIKKYHPDARIVFGGFSSTYYHRELISYPQVDMVMRGDSTEVPMVSLMDALEKGDDLSKIPNLLWKENGKVIENPLNFVPNDLDYLDVDYGWVIRSVIRHLDLNGFKPFRDWDRYPLTAVFSARGCTMNCAICGGSCSAMRSVFCRKRPAYRSPELLALDVYNIYCHLKSPIFIVGDLRQGGKDYPERFFNEVKKLGVENHIVLEIFTPAQNEFFSMASKSLGSYSVQFSP; from the coding sequence TTGATTCACGCACCAAGTGTTTTCGATTTCAGAAAGGAAACGATTTTCTATGGACCAATAAGCGATCTCATACCTTCAACCCCTGTGTTTGAGATGTATCCTTTCGGATTCGTTACGATTTCCACGCATCTTCACAATGCTGGATACAAAACTAGAATCGTAAACTTGGCTACGCTCATGCTTGAGGATGAGAATTTTGATGTGGGAAGATTCGTAAGGAAACTTTCATCAAAGGTCTTTGGAATAGATCTTCACTGGTTGCCACACGCTCAAGGATCGCTTGCGATTGCAGATCTTATCAAGAAATACCATCCTGATGCAAGGATCGTTTTTGGCGGGTTCTCTTCGACTTACTATCACAGGGAATTAATATCTTATCCCCAGGTCGACATGGTCATGCGCGGAGATTCGACTGAGGTCCCCATGGTATCGCTGATGGATGCGCTCGAAAAAGGGGATGACTTGAGTAAGATTCCGAATCTCCTATGGAAGGAAAACGGAAAGGTCATTGAAAATCCTCTAAATTTCGTTCCTAATGATCTAGATTATCTTGATGTTGATTATGGTTGGGTAATTAGGTCAGTAATTAGACATCTCGATCTCAATGGTTTCAAACCATTCAGAGATTGGGATAGATATCCGCTTACGGCCGTTTTTTCCGCAAGGGGCTGCACCATGAATTGTGCGATCTGTGGCGGTTCGTGCAGTGCTATGAGGAGTGTGTTCTGCAGAAAGAGGCCAGCTTACAGGTCGCCAGAACTGCTTGCTCTCGATGTTTACAATATCTACTGTCATTTGAAGTCCCCAATCTTCATTGTCGGAGATCTACGCCAAGGAGGCAAGGATTACCCTGAGAGGTTTTTCAATGAGGTGAAGAAATTGGGGGTGGAAAATCATATCGTACTCGAGATATTCACGCCCGCCCAAAACGAATTTTTTTCCATGGCATCGAAGTCTCTCGGCAGTTATTCTGTTCAGTTTTCTCCCGA
- the uppS gene encoding polyprenyl diphosphate synthase has translation MESSSPISAGGSNEEGGIEIREEISRIISNTAYQAYERKLLKEVLQHEIPRHVAIIMDGNRRFAREFGLHPNEGHIKGKDKLEEVMEWCLELGIRILTVYAFSTENLQRGEEEVGYLMKLFEENFFKLGDDERIHKHKIKVRVLGQRELLPDSVRRAIEYAEKRTAGYDQYYYNIAVAYGSRQEIIHAIRQIADKVKRGELEVHEIDEKVFSNFLYTADFPDPDLILRTSGEERVSNFLLWQLAYSELYFTDVYWPGFRKIDFLRAIRSYQLRQRRFGR, from the coding sequence TTGGAAAGCAGCTCTCCGATCTCTGCTGGTGGATCTAATGAAGAAGGGGGCATAGAAATTAGAGAAGAAATTTCAAGAATCATTTCCAATACAGCTTACCAGGCGTACGAGAGGAAGCTTCTAAAAGAGGTGCTCCAGCATGAAATACCTCGTCATGTAGCCATAATTATGGATGGAAACAGGCGATTTGCAAGAGAATTCGGCCTCCATCCTAATGAGGGGCATATAAAAGGAAAGGATAAGCTCGAAGAAGTGATGGAATGGTGCCTTGAGCTCGGCATCAGAATACTTACCGTGTACGCTTTTTCAACAGAAAACCTACAGCGAGGAGAGGAAGAAGTCGGGTATTTGATGAAGTTGTTTGAAGAGAATTTTTTCAAATTAGGAGATGATGAAAGGATACACAAACACAAGATAAAAGTTAGGGTTTTGGGCCAGCGGGAACTTTTGCCAGATTCTGTCAGAAGGGCTATTGAATATGCGGAGAAGCGCACGGCGGGTTACGACCAATACTACTACAATATAGCGGTTGCCTACGGAAGTAGGCAAGAGATTATCCACGCAATCAGACAGATTGCCGATAAGGTGAAACGGGGAGAATTGGAAGTGCATGAAATCGACGAAAAAGTCTTTTCAAATTTCCTTTATACTGCTGATTTTCCCGATCCCGATCTTATATTGAGGACTTCTGGCGAAGAAAGAGTATCAAACTTTTTACTATGGCAGCTCGCTTATTCTGAGTTATACTTCACAGATGTATATTGGCCAGGATTCAGAAAAATTGATTTCTTGCGAGCCATAAGATCGTATCAACTTCGCCAGAGACGCTTCGGCAGGTGA
- the folD gene encoding bifunctional methylenetetrahydrofolate dehydrogenase/methenyltetrahydrofolate cyclohydrolase FolD, protein MVAKLIDGNEIAGQIREELKKKIADLKSKGVTPGLAVILVGDDPASQVYVRMKGKACEELGLYSETIRLPANYPEEALLKMIDDLNVNPKIHGILVQLPLPDHINETKVLNRIDPEKDVDGFHPVNVGRMLIGDPGFLPCTPHGIQELLMRSGNSPEGKHVVVVGRSNIVGKPVAAILMQKKPGANATVTVCHSRTKNLPEVTRMGDILIAAMGVPEFIKADMVKEGAVVIDVGVNRVDDPSSKKGYKLVGDVDFDAVKQKASAITPVPGGVGPMTIVMLMKNTVLSAERALARK, encoded by the coding sequence ATGGTTGCCAAGTTAATCGATGGTAACGAGATTGCCGGTCAAATTCGAGAGGAATTAAAAAAGAAAATTGCAGACCTCAAGTCTAAAGGGGTCACTCCTGGTCTTGCTGTAATTCTTGTAGGAGATGATCCGGCTTCCCAGGTCTATGTGAGGATGAAAGGCAAGGCTTGTGAAGAGCTTGGTCTTTATTCTGAGACGATCAGACTCCCAGCAAACTACCCTGAAGAGGCATTGTTGAAAATGATAGATGACCTCAACGTGAACCCAAAAATCCATGGAATTCTGGTTCAGTTGCCTCTTCCCGATCACATCAATGAGACGAAAGTTCTCAACAGAATCGACCCTGAGAAGGATGTTGACGGATTCCACCCCGTTAATGTTGGGCGAATGCTGATCGGTGATCCAGGATTTTTGCCTTGCACTCCCCACGGAATCCAAGAGCTTCTTATGAGGAGTGGAAACAGCCCAGAGGGGAAGCATGTTGTGGTTGTTGGACGCAGCAATATAGTCGGAAAGCCAGTAGCTGCGATTTTGATGCAAAAGAAACCCGGTGCGAATGCGACGGTTACTGTGTGTCATTCAAGGACGAAGAACCTTCCGGAGGTTACTAGAATGGGAGACATACTCATCGCGGCGATGGGTGTACCTGAATTCATAAAAGCCGACATGGTCAAGGAAGGTGCGGTGGTGATCGATGTCGGTGTGAATAGGGTTGATGACCCATCATCCAAAAAAGGTTACAAGCTTGTCGGCGATGTAGATTTTGACGCCGTCAAACAAAAAGCATCTGCGATTACTCCTGTGCCGGGCGGCGTTGGTCCCATGACGATTGTCATGTTAATGAAGAATACAGTTCTCTCAGCTGAAAGAGCATTGGCTCGCAAGTAA
- a CDS encoding DUF3786 domain-containing protein translates to MKKITYEDALKRAWDELQERDLRELSAFSFSKLENDIIFLKFIDRSYSVDISQRIVAGEGQRLEPFLSVLVLHYLIGCSSLEPTGELITFREVPYGELYYPAFKSRAIDPLVSKFGTNAKLLLAIGEKLKARRVDLGSAAICVDVFPKLPVVIIIWEGDEEIPPSANILFDRIAPSIMATEDLAVIGNLISSRVRKMCEAAGK, encoded by the coding sequence TTGAAAAAAATCACTTATGAAGACGCCTTGAAAAGAGCCTGGGATGAACTTCAAGAAAGGGATCTTAGGGAACTCTCAGCTTTTTCTTTCAGCAAGTTAGAAAATGATATCATCTTTTTGAAATTCATCGATCGATCTTACTCCGTTGATATCTCTCAACGGATCGTTGCAGGCGAGGGTCAACGTCTCGAGCCGTTCTTATCTGTCTTAGTACTTCATTATCTCATTGGATGTTCTAGCCTAGAGCCCACAGGCGAGTTGATTACCTTTAGAGAGGTGCCTTATGGCGAGTTATATTATCCTGCGTTCAAATCAAGGGCGATAGATCCGCTTGTTTCAAAATTCGGAACTAACGCGAAGCTGTTACTTGCTATCGGCGAGAAATTAAAAGCTCGAAGGGTCGATTTGGGATCTGCTGCAATCTGTGTAGATGTTTTTCCGAAATTGCCAGTAGTTATCATCATCTGGGAAGGAGATGAGGAGATTCCTCCATCGGCAAACATACTTTTTGATAGGATTGCCCCGTCGATCATGGCGACAGAAGATCTCGCTGTGATAGGCAATCTGATATCATCCCGCGTACGAAAGATGTGCGAAGCTGCTGGCAAGTGA
- a CDS encoding DUF1743 domain-containing protein produces MTIRLTPKEVKDRFGPLFCKKYITMVDEENGIARIIDDCIAKGPVEWDAVNRKRAGGVITDVRVEGTTLIIDALIGEKEVKFGPASKDLGGQGLKSLKVEEDKVKTTWVGLAGASIGVGACLPQASGTIETEYPDDIKIGGAHRIEVTIVTPKMIRMVYAVDDTDTKEKGASWAMMLKMANSAPVGQFLEHKIIQLNPNVPNKTTNCVSVGVSFAVEEKDASKLTDYVVDYVKKNTLSQNTTLAVFKGLKIPGELVDYGLRAKKEILTVAHARDIAMRNNVSLIEITGERGAIGAVAGIGCFDLGIISSSLPEDFEGQNINL; encoded by the coding sequence ATGACGATCAGGTTAACGCCAAAAGAAGTTAAGGATCGTTTCGGTCCGCTGTTTTGCAAGAAATATATTACGATGGTGGATGAAGAGAATGGCATCGCTAGAATCATCGATGATTGTATTGCCAAAGGACCCGTGGAATGGGATGCTGTAAATAGAAAAAGAGCTGGGGGTGTCATCACCGATGTGCGTGTTGAGGGAACAACCCTGATTATTGACGCGTTGATAGGTGAGAAAGAAGTAAAGTTTGGTCCTGCATCTAAAGATCTAGGTGGTCAAGGTCTAAAATCTCTGAAGGTGGAGGAAGACAAGGTCAAAACTACGTGGGTCGGTCTGGCTGGTGCAAGTATCGGTGTGGGCGCTTGCCTTCCGCAAGCATCAGGGACGATCGAAACCGAATATCCTGATGATATTAAAATCGGCGGGGCCCACAGGATCGAGGTGACAATAGTAACGCCGAAAATGATTAGAATGGTTTATGCTGTGGATGATACCGATACAAAGGAGAAGGGAGCATCTTGGGCTATGATGCTCAAGATGGCGAATTCCGCACCTGTTGGTCAGTTCCTCGAACACAAGATCATACAACTCAATCCGAATGTTCCTAACAAAACAACGAACTGCGTATCTGTGGGAGTTTCATTTGCGGTCGAGGAAAAGGATGCGAGCAAGCTGACTGATTATGTTGTAGACTATGTCAAGAAGAATACGCTCTCACAAAACACGACTTTGGCTGTATTCAAGGGATTGAAGATTCCCGGAGAATTGGTCGATTATGGTCTAAGAGCAAAGAAAGAAATACTTACAGTAGCTCATGCCAGGGATATCGCTATGAGAAACAATGTGAGTCTCATCGAAATCACTGGTGAAAGGGGAGCTATTGGCGCGGTGGCTGGCATCGGCTGCTTTGATCTGGGGATAATTTCTTCCTCGTTGCCAGAAGATTTTGAAGGTCAGAACATCAACTTATAA